The sequence below is a genomic window from Acidimicrobiales bacterium.
CCGGTCCCGACGCGCGTCACCGTGCGCGGGATCGACAAGGAGAAGGTCGGCCAGGTGGCTGCGGACATCCGCAAGCTCCGCAAGCCCGAGCCCTACAAGGGCAAGGGCGTGCGCTACCTCGGCGAGGTCGTCCGGCGCAAGGCCGGAAAGGCAGGCAAGTGATGAGTCAGGCCGCGAAGCTCGACAGGCTGCGTCAGCGCCGCCACGACCGTGTCCGCAAGAAGGTGCACGGCACGCCGGAGCGCCCCCGTCTCGCCGTCTTCCGCTCGAACCGCCACATCGTCGCCCAGGTGATCGACGACGAGGCGGGCAGGACGATCGCCGCCGCCTCCACCGTCGAGGCGGCGCTGCGCTCGAGCTCAGGCGGCAACGTCGACGCGGCGCGCGAGGTGGGCAAGCTCATCGCGACGCGCGCCAAGGACAAGGGTGTGCAACAGGTGGTCTTCGACCGTGGGAGCTCCCGCTACCACGGCAGAGTCGCAGCGCTTGCCGAGGCGGCGCGCGGCGAGGGATTGGAGTTCTAGTGCCCGACAACCAGTTCGAGGAACGGACGATCAAGGTCAACCGCGTCG
It includes:
- the rplR gene encoding 50S ribosomal protein L18, with product MSQAAKLDRLRQRRHDRVRKKVHGTPERPRLAVFRSNRHIVAQVIDDEAGRTIAAASTVEAALRSSSGGNVDAAREVGKLIATRAKDKGVQQVVFDRGSSRYHGRVAALAEAARGEGLEF